The following are from one region of the Coffea eugenioides isolate CCC68of chromosome 2, Ceug_1.0, whole genome shotgun sequence genome:
- the LOC113762149 gene encoding annexin D3-like isoform X3 → MATLRLPDVVPSPRQDCERLRKAFQGLGTDEKAVIKVLGHRNARQRRIIGETYQQLYNKCLIDDLNAELSGDFRKAVILWIYDPPERDARLANEALNSRRKGVNELQVIVEIACASSPHHLIAVRQAYSILFDSSLEEDIISNVPMSLQKVLVSLVSSYRYDKNVVDSAIANSEAAKLYEVIKTKKLDHDDFLSILSTRNVFQLKETFLHYRKNFGNSIDEDILNCGKGNLESILKVAIWCIDSPEKHFAEVIRASIVGFGTDEDSLTRVIVTRAEIDMMKVKGEYFNTNKTSLDSAVIGDTSGDYQDFLMALLGTNV, encoded by the exons ATGGCTACGCTAAGACTTCCGGATGTTGTTCCTTCTCCAAGACAAGACTGTGAAAGACTCAGAAAAGCCTTCCAAG GCCTGGGAACCGACGAAAAGGCAGTCATAAAGGTGTTGGGACATAGAAATGCAAGGCAGAGGAGGATAATCGGAGAAACTTATCAGCAGCTTTACAATAAGTGCCTCATTGATGATCTAAATGCTGAATTGTCTGGTGACTTCAGG AAAGCTGTTATCCTGTGGATTTATGATCCTCCTGAAAGAGATGCAAGGCTGGCAAATGAAGCCTTGAATTCCAGGAGGAAAGGTGTCAATGAACTGCAAGTAATTGTTGAGATAGCATGTGCATCATCTCCTCACCATTTGATTGCTGTAAGACAAGCATATTCAATTCTATTCGACAGTTCACTTGAAGAAGACATCATATCAAATGTTCCAATGTCTCTCCAAAAG GTTTTGGTTAGTTTAGTCAGTTCCTATAGATATGACAAGAATGTAGTtgattctgctattgccaattCTGAAGCTGCCAAGCTATATGAAGTTATCAAGACGAAGAAATTAGATCACGATGATTTTCTGTCCATCCTTAGCACCAGAAATGTTTTCCAGCTGAAAGAAACTTTCCTGCATTACAGgaaaaactttggaaattccATAGATGAG GACATTTTGAATTGTGGCAAAGGCAATTTGGAATCCATTTTGAAGGTGGCCATCTGGTGCATAGACTCCCCTGAAAAACACTTTGCAGAG gTGATTAGAGCTTCCATTGTTGGGTTTGGGACTGATGAGGATTCTCTGACTAGGGTGATAGTAACTCGAGCAGAGATAGATATGATGAAAGTTAAGGGAGAATATTTCAACACCAACAAAACTAGTCTTGATAGTGCAGTTATTGGTGACACTTCAGGGGATTATCAAGATTTCCTCATGGCCTTACTTGGAACAAATGTCTAA
- the LOC113762149 gene encoding annexin D3-like isoform X2, which produces MATLRLPDVVPSPRQDCERLRKAFQVQTPPGTTTCLNVVLCCSCILDSWLGLGTDEKAVIKVLGHRNARQRRIIGETYQQLYNKCLIDDLNAELSGDFRKAVILWIYDPPERDARLANEALNSRRKGVNELQVIVEIACASSPHHLIAVRQAYSILFDSSLEEDIISNVPMSLQKVLVSLVSSYRYDKNVVDSAIANSEAAKLYEVIKTKKLDHDDFLSILSTRNVFQLKETFLHYRKNFGNSIDEDILNCGKGNLESILKVAIWCIDSPEKHFAEVIRASIVGFGTDEDSLTRVIVTRAEIDMMKVKGEYFNTNKTSLDSAVIGDTSGDYQDFLMALLGTNV; this is translated from the exons ATGGCTACGCTAAGACTTCCGGATGTTGTTCCTTCTCCAAGACAAGACTGTGAAAGACTCAGAAAAGCCTTCCAAG TACAAACACCTCCTGGTACTACTACATGTTTGAATGTAGTTTTGTGCTGTTCATGTATTCTGGATTCATGGTTAGGCCTGGGAACCGACGAAAAGGCAGTCATAAAGGTGTTGGGACATAGAAATGCAAGGCAGAGGAGGATAATCGGAGAAACTTATCAGCAGCTTTACAATAAGTGCCTCATTGATGATCTAAATGCTGAATTGTCTGGTGACTTCAGG AAAGCTGTTATCCTGTGGATTTATGATCCTCCTGAAAGAGATGCAAGGCTGGCAAATGAAGCCTTGAATTCCAGGAGGAAAGGTGTCAATGAACTGCAAGTAATTGTTGAGATAGCATGTGCATCATCTCCTCACCATTTGATTGCTGTAAGACAAGCATATTCAATTCTATTCGACAGTTCACTTGAAGAAGACATCATATCAAATGTTCCAATGTCTCTCCAAAAG GTTTTGGTTAGTTTAGTCAGTTCCTATAGATATGACAAGAATGTAGTtgattctgctattgccaattCTGAAGCTGCCAAGCTATATGAAGTTATCAAGACGAAGAAATTAGATCACGATGATTTTCTGTCCATCCTTAGCACCAGAAATGTTTTCCAGCTGAAAGAAACTTTCCTGCATTACAGgaaaaactttggaaattccATAGATGAG GACATTTTGAATTGTGGCAAAGGCAATTTGGAATCCATTTTGAAGGTGGCCATCTGGTGCATAGACTCCCCTGAAAAACACTTTGCAGAG gTGATTAGAGCTTCCATTGTTGGGTTTGGGACTGATGAGGATTCTCTGACTAGGGTGATAGTAACTCGAGCAGAGATAGATATGATGAAAGTTAAGGGAGAATATTTCAACACCAACAAAACTAGTCTTGATAGTGCAGTTATTGGTGACACTTCAGGGGATTATCAAGATTTCCTCATGGCCTTACTTGGAACAAATGTCTAA
- the LOC113762149 gene encoding annexin D3-like isoform X1 produces the protein MATLRLPDVVPSPRQDCERLRKAFQVVQTPPGTTTCLNVVLCCSCILDSWLGLGTDEKAVIKVLGHRNARQRRIIGETYQQLYNKCLIDDLNAELSGDFRKAVILWIYDPPERDARLANEALNSRRKGVNELQVIVEIACASSPHHLIAVRQAYSILFDSSLEEDIISNVPMSLQKVLVSLVSSYRYDKNVVDSAIANSEAAKLYEVIKTKKLDHDDFLSILSTRNVFQLKETFLHYRKNFGNSIDEDILNCGKGNLESILKVAIWCIDSPEKHFAEVIRASIVGFGTDEDSLTRVIVTRAEIDMMKVKGEYFNTNKTSLDSAVIGDTSGDYQDFLMALLGTNV, from the exons ATGGCTACGCTAAGACTTCCGGATGTTGTTCCTTCTCCAAGACAAGACTGTGAAAGACTCAGAAAAGCCTTCCAAG TAGTACAAACACCTCCTGGTACTACTACATGTTTGAATGTAGTTTTGTGCTGTTCATGTATTCTGGATTCATGGTTAGGCCTGGGAACCGACGAAAAGGCAGTCATAAAGGTGTTGGGACATAGAAATGCAAGGCAGAGGAGGATAATCGGAGAAACTTATCAGCAGCTTTACAATAAGTGCCTCATTGATGATCTAAATGCTGAATTGTCTGGTGACTTCAGG AAAGCTGTTATCCTGTGGATTTATGATCCTCCTGAAAGAGATGCAAGGCTGGCAAATGAAGCCTTGAATTCCAGGAGGAAAGGTGTCAATGAACTGCAAGTAATTGTTGAGATAGCATGTGCATCATCTCCTCACCATTTGATTGCTGTAAGACAAGCATATTCAATTCTATTCGACAGTTCACTTGAAGAAGACATCATATCAAATGTTCCAATGTCTCTCCAAAAG GTTTTGGTTAGTTTAGTCAGTTCCTATAGATATGACAAGAATGTAGTtgattctgctattgccaattCTGAAGCTGCCAAGCTATATGAAGTTATCAAGACGAAGAAATTAGATCACGATGATTTTCTGTCCATCCTTAGCACCAGAAATGTTTTCCAGCTGAAAGAAACTTTCCTGCATTACAGgaaaaactttggaaattccATAGATGAG GACATTTTGAATTGTGGCAAAGGCAATTTGGAATCCATTTTGAAGGTGGCCATCTGGTGCATAGACTCCCCTGAAAAACACTTTGCAGAG gTGATTAGAGCTTCCATTGTTGGGTTTGGGACTGATGAGGATTCTCTGACTAGGGTGATAGTAACTCGAGCAGAGATAGATATGATGAAAGTTAAGGGAGAATATTTCAACACCAACAAAACTAGTCTTGATAGTGCAGTTATTGGTGACACTTCAGGGGATTATCAAGATTTCCTCATGGCCTTACTTGGAACAAATGTCTAA